The Scatophagus argus isolate fScaArg1 chromosome 20, fScaArg1.pri, whole genome shotgun sequence genome window below encodes:
- the sec31a gene encoding protein transport protein Sec31A isoform X2, whose amino-acid sequence MKLKEINRTAIQSWSPAQHHPIYLATGTSAQQLDASFSTNASLEFFELDLTEPSLDMKSCGSFSSPHRYHKLVWGPYGMDDDGHPSGVLVAGGENGDVILYDPAKIMAGESDVIITESDRHTGPVRGLDVNPFQTNLVASGGNESEIYIWDMNNFGSPMTPGPKTQPLEDISCVSWNRQVQHILASASPSGRASVWDLRKNDLIIKVSDHSNRMHCSGLAWNPEVATQLVLASEDDRMPVIQMWDLRFATSPLKIFENHTRGVLAIAWSLADPELLLSCGKDSRILCWNPNTGEVLYELPTSSQWCFDIQWCPRNPAVLSAAGFDGHIDIFSIMGGSNQAQSQRHADQISNSFGNMDPFGTGQTLPPLQLPQTSAPAATAIPLKKPPKWIRRPVGASFAFGGKLVSLENTKLNPQQPQQPQQSTAHVVHISQVVTETAFLKRSEQLQATLSAGSFVDFCQGKIDAAGNEFEKTLWSFLKANFESDVRSKYLELLGYNKEEVALKISAALEEKPADHPQVEAPAPASLQPLADLSLVPPADTPEAAFDMIAAANLQPEATPDPENEEPAADSEDALLSKPEENAAPEEGAEEEEEEETTALVAEESSPAETCAPAQELAEAPASAHTGVSLSISQDVDGLITQALLTGDFEGAVELCLHDNRMADSIILAIAGGTELLEKTQRKYFTKTQSKISKLISAVVMKDWHDILKTCELQNWKEALAAVMTYAQPEEFSSLCDLLGDRLEAAEDAQLQVQACLCYICAGNVEKLVSCWTRAQDGRCPLSLQDLVEKVVVLRRAVEQTQRSGPAAIGILLAEKMSQYASLLASQGSLSTAITYLPDNTNQVAIQQLRDRLIRALGQQAVAPAASVQTHRAQSQLPASTRALPRHPFTPIQPAMVPRAPAPAPVPMATPAPSAPAQPQYYQPVRAASTVTSWSNQTPTALPNVPPPLQDQQVEPPNPMYGMPPSGSAAAPPPSSSTPAYMLSHQYQPYPQVSQYPPGAGGVSVYQPLQYRPAAAPPAEPPGFLSQYTQHVSSQPAPPVYPGPPPISQCLSSSPPSQAPFFPSSSSSFSAPLSSGASFQHGGPGSPVSYMPPPLPPPSGVSGTQLDADPGLIPASQRTGPQNGWNDPPALSRAPKKKQIPENYTPPAPITAPIMGPLGADPQAQPVSSGAPQGMIQGPHGAQVPYSGMHQHQQQQQQQQQFSPPPVNPAMPKTSMEGAPGAPTGDLIQPLQSIPAEKITKKPIPDEHLVLKTTFEGLIQKCLAVATDPQTRRKLDDATKRLEALYDKLREQTLSPTIVGGLHNIARSIESRSYTEGLNIHTHIVSNSNFSETSAFMPVLKVVLTQANKLGV is encoded by the exons ATGAAACTTAAAGAGATCAACCGCACAGCCATCCAGAGCTGGAGTCCTGCACAGCACCACCCCATCTACCTTGCAACAG GAACATCAGCCCAGCAGCTGGATGCCTCCTTTAGCACCAACGCCTCCCTGGAGTTTTTCGAGCTGGACCTGACTGAACCGTCCCTGGACATGAAGTCGTGTGGCAGCTTCTCCTCCCCACACAG ATACCACAAACTGGTCTGGGGTCCGTATGGAATGGATGACGACGGTCACCCTTCAGGGGTGCTCGTCGCAGGAGGCGAGAACGGCGACGTCATCCTGTACGACCCTGCAAAGATCATGGCTGGAGAGAGCGACGTGATCATTACTGAGAGCGACAGGCACACGGGACCAGTGAGAGGTCTCGACGTCAACCCGTTCCAG ACTAACCTGGTTGCATCAGGTGGGAATGAGTCTGAAATCTACATCTGGGATATGAATAACTTTGGCTCTCCAATGACACCAGGACCCAAAACTCAG CCTCTGGAGGACATCAGCTGTGTCTCGTGGAACAGACAGGTTCAACACATCCTGGCCTCTGCCAGCCCGAGTGGCCGAGCATCAGTGTGGGACCTCCGCAAGAACGACCTCATTATTAAAGTCAGCGACCACAGCAACAGA atgCATTGCTCTGGGCTGGCTTGGAACCCAGAAGTGGCCACTCAGCTGGTCTTGGCCTCAGAGGACGACCGGATGCCGGTCATCCAGATGTGGGACTTACGTTTTGCTACCTCACCTCTCAAGATTTTCGAGAATCACACACG GGGTGTCCTGGCCATCGCCTGGAGCTTGGCTGATCCCGAGCTGCTCCTCAGCTGTGGGAAGGACAGCAGGATCCTGTGCTGGAATCCAAACACAGGAGAG GTGCTGTACGAGTTGCCCACCAGCAGCCAGTGGTGCTTTGACATCCAGTGGTGCCCCAGGAACCCTGCGGTGCTGTCGGCTGCGGGCTTTGACGGACACATCGACATCTTTTCCATCATGGGAGGCAGCAATCAGGCGCAGAGCCAGAGACACGCTGACCAG ATAAGCAACTCGTTTGGGAACATGGATCCTTTTGGGACAGGACAAACTTTGCCCCCCCTGCAGCTGCCCCAGACTTCTGCCCCTGCAGCAACAGCCATCCCCCTGAAGAAGCCACCCAAGTGGATCCGCAGACCTGTGGGAGCCTCGTTTGCG TTTGGTGGGAAGCTGGTGTCTCTGGAGAACACAAAGCTGAACCcgcagcagcctcagcagcctcagcagtCCACTGCACATGTTGTACATATCAGCCAGGTTGTCACAGAAACGGCCTTCTTGAAGCGCTCCGAGCAGCTGCAGGCCACTCTGAGTGCAGGCAGCTTTGTGGATTTCTGCCAGGGAAAGATCGATGCAGCTGGAAACGAGTTTGAAAAGACTCTTTGGTCTTTCCTCAAG GCTAATTTTGAAAGTGATGTCCGCAGCAAGTACCTGGAACTTCTGGGTTACAACAAAGAGGAGGTCGCCTTAAAG ATTTCAGCAGCACTAGAGGAAAAGCCTGCTGATCACCCACAG GTGGAGGCGCCTGCTCCTGCCAGCCTGCAGCCTTTGGCGGACCTCAGCCTCGTGCCGCCTGCCGACACTCCCGAGGCAGCTTTCGACATGATTGCTGCAGCGAACCTTCAGCCAGAAGCCACTCCTGACCCAGAGAACGAAGAGCCGGCGGCGGATTCAGAGGACGCTCTTCTCAGCAAACCAGAGGAAAACGCCGCACCAGAGGAGggagcggaggaggaggaggaggaggag ACGACTGCACTGGTGGCGGAGGAGTCCAGTCCTGCTGAGACCTGCGCTCCAGCCCAGGAGCTGGCTGAGGCTCCAGCTTCAGCCCACACAGGAGTCAGTCTCAGCATCAGCCAAG ATGTGGACGGGCTGATCACGCAGGCCCTGCTGACCGGAGACTTCGAGGGAGCTGTGGAGCTCTGTCTCCATGACAACCGAATGGCAGACAGCATCATCCTGGCCATCGCCGGAGGGACCGAGCTCTTAGAGAAAACCCAGAGGAAGTATTTCACGAAAACACAGAGCAAGATAAGCAAG CTGATCAGTGCTGTGGTGATGAAGGACTGGCATGACATCCTGAAGACGTGCGAGCTGCAGAACTGGAAGGAGGCCCTGGCTGCTGTCATGACCTACGCTCAGCCTGAGGAGTTCTCTTCCCTCTGTG ACCTTCTCGGGGACAGACTGGAGGCAGCAGAGGACGCCCAGCTGCAAGTCCAGGCCTGTCTGTGTTACATCTGCGCTGGAAACGTGGAGAAACTCGTGTCATGCTGGACCAGAGCGCAGGACGGACGCTGTCCACTCTCTCTCCAG GACCTGGTGGAGAAGGTGGTTGTGCTGCGGCGGGCTGTCGAGCAGACCCAACGCTCTGGACCCGCCGCCATCGGAATCCTGCTGGCGGAAAAGATGAGCCAGTACGCCAGCCTGCTGGCCTCCCAGGGCAGTCTGTCCACCGCCATCACCTACCTGCCGGACAACACCAACCAG GTTGCCATACAGCAGCTTCGTGACCGTCTCATTCGGGCTCTGGGCCAGCAGGCGGTGGCTCCAGCAGCCTCAGTACAAACCCACAGAGCTCAGTCTCAGTTGCCTGCCTCGACTCGGGCTCTGCCCCGGCATCCGTTCACCCCGATCCAGCCCGCCATGGTGCCTCGGGCCCCCGCACCAGCTCCAGTACCCATGGCTACACCCGCCCCCTCCGCCCCGGCTCAGCCGCAGTATTACCAGCCG GTGAGGGCTGCCTCCACTGTCACCTCCTGGAGTAACCAGACTCCCACAGCCCTCCCCAatgtccctcctcctcttcaagACCAGCAG GTGGAGCCGCCAAACCCCATGTACGGGATGCCCCCCTCCGGCTCGGCTGCTGcgcctccaccctcctcctccactcctgcGTACATGTTGTCCCATCAGTACCAGC CCTACCCCCAGGTCAGCCAGTACCCACCTGGAGCTGGGGGGGTCTCTGTCTATCAGCCTCTTCAGTAccgccctgctgctgctcctcctgcagagcCCCCTGGCTTTCTCTCTCAGTACACACAGCACGTCTCCTCTCAGCCGGCACCTCCGGTCTATCCCGGACCTCCTCCCATCAGCCAGtgcctgtcctcctctcctccctcccaggctcctttctttccctcctcctcctcctcgttttCAGCTCCTCTGTCCTCCGGAGCGTCTTTCCAGCATGGCGGTCCGGGATCTCCTGTGTCCTAcatgcctcctcctcttcctccaccgAGCGGAGTCTCAGGTACACAGCTTGACGCTGACCCCGGGCTGATCCCCGCCTCTCAGAGAACAG GGCCTCAGAACGGCTGGAATGACCCTCCGGCCCTGAGCAGAGCACCGAAGAAGAAG CAGATTCCAGAGAACTACACCCCTCCCGCCCCCATCACTGCACCCATCATGGGTCCTCTGGGCGCTGACCCTCAGGCCCAGCCCGTGTCCTCTGGGGCCCCTCAGGGCATGATCCAGGGGCCACATGGTGCCCAGGTCCCCTACTCAGGCAtgcaccagcaccagcagcagcagcagcagcagcagcagttctcCCCTCCACCTGTGAACCCTGCAATGCCCAAGACCAGTATGGAGGGCGCCCCGGGAGCACCAACAGGAGATCTCATACAG CCTCTGCAGTCCATCCCTGCTGAGAAGATCACGAAGAAGCCCATCCCCGACGAGCACCTGGTCCTGAAGACCACGTTTGAGGGCCTCATCCAGAAGTGTTTGGCTGTAGCTACGGACCCT CAAACCAGGAGGAAGCTTGATGACGCCACCAAACGTCTGGAGGCGCTTTATGACAAACTGAGAGAGCAGACG CTTTCTCCCACCATTGTTGGAGGACTGCATAACATAGCCAGGAGTATAGAGTCCAGATCCTACACGGAGGGCCTCAACATCCACACCCACATAGTCAGCAACAGCAACTTCAGCGAGACGTCAGCGTTCATGCCCGTACTCAAGGTGGTGCTGACACAAGCCAACAAACTCGGCGTCTGA
- the sec31a gene encoding protein transport protein Sec31A isoform X3, with protein MKLKEINRTAIQSWSPAQHHPIYLATGTSAQQLDASFSTNASLEFFELDLTEPSLDMKSCGSFSSPHRYHKLVWGPYGMDDDGHPSGVLVAGGENGDVILYDPAKIMAGESDVIITESDRHTGPVRGLDVNPFQTNLVASGGNESEIYIWDMNNFGSPMTPGPKTQPLEDISCVSWNRQVQHILASASPSGRASVWDLRKNDLIIKVSDHSNRMHCSGLAWNPEVATQLVLASEDDRMPVIQMWDLRFATSPLKIFENHTRGVLAIAWSLADPELLLSCGKDSRILCWNPNTGEVLYELPTSSQWCFDIQWCPRNPAVLSAAGFDGHIDIFSIMGGSNQAQSQRHADQISNSFGNMDPFGTGQTLPPLQLPQTSAPAATAIPLKKPPKWIRRPVGASFAFGGKLVSLENTKLNPQQPQQPQQSTAHVVHISQVVTETAFLKRSEQLQATLSAGSFVDFCQGKIDAAGNEFEKTLWSFLKANFESDVRSKYLELLGYNKEEVALKISAALEEKPADHPQVEAPAPASLQPLADLSLVPPADTPEAAFDMIAAANLQPEATPDPENEEPAADSEDALLSKPEENAAPEEGAEEEEEEEETTALVAEESSPAETCAPAQELAEAPASAHTGVSLSISQDVDGLITQALLTGDFEGAVELCLHDNRMADSIILAIAGGTELLEKTQRKYFTKTQSKISKLISAVVMKDWHDILKTCELQNWKEALAAVMTYAQPEEFSSLCDLLGDRLEAAEDAQLQVQACLCYICAGNVEKLVSCWTRAQDGRCPLSLQDLVEKVVVLRRAVEQTQRSGPAAIGILLAEKMSQYASLLASQGSLSTAITYLPDNTNQVAIQQLRDRLIRALGQQAVAPAASVQTHRAQSQLPASTRALPRHPFTPIQPAMVPRAPAPAPVPMATPAPSAPAQPQYYQPVRAASTVTSWSNQTPTALPNVPPPLQDQQVEPPNPMYGMPPSGSAAAPPPSSSTPAYMLSHQYQPYPQVSQYPPGAGGVSVYQPLQYRPAAAPPAEPPGFLSQYTQHVSSQPAPPVYPGPPPISQCLSSSPPSQAPFFPSSSSSFSAPLSSGASFQHGGPGSPVSYMPPPLPPPSGVSGTQLDADPGLIPASQRTGPQNGWNDPPALSRAPKKKIPENYTPPAPITAPIMGPLGADPQAQPVSSGAPQGMIQGPHGAQVPYSGMHQHQQQQQQQQQFSPPPVNPAMPKTSMEGAPGAPTGDLIQPLQSIPAEKITKKPIPDEHLVLKTTFEGLIQKCLAVATDPQTRRKLDDATKRLEALYDKLREQTLSPTIVGGLHNIARSIESRSYTEGLNIHTHIVSNSNFSETSAFMPVLKVVLTQANKLGV; from the exons ATGAAACTTAAAGAGATCAACCGCACAGCCATCCAGAGCTGGAGTCCTGCACAGCACCACCCCATCTACCTTGCAACAG GAACATCAGCCCAGCAGCTGGATGCCTCCTTTAGCACCAACGCCTCCCTGGAGTTTTTCGAGCTGGACCTGACTGAACCGTCCCTGGACATGAAGTCGTGTGGCAGCTTCTCCTCCCCACACAG ATACCACAAACTGGTCTGGGGTCCGTATGGAATGGATGACGACGGTCACCCTTCAGGGGTGCTCGTCGCAGGAGGCGAGAACGGCGACGTCATCCTGTACGACCCTGCAAAGATCATGGCTGGAGAGAGCGACGTGATCATTACTGAGAGCGACAGGCACACGGGACCAGTGAGAGGTCTCGACGTCAACCCGTTCCAG ACTAACCTGGTTGCATCAGGTGGGAATGAGTCTGAAATCTACATCTGGGATATGAATAACTTTGGCTCTCCAATGACACCAGGACCCAAAACTCAG CCTCTGGAGGACATCAGCTGTGTCTCGTGGAACAGACAGGTTCAACACATCCTGGCCTCTGCCAGCCCGAGTGGCCGAGCATCAGTGTGGGACCTCCGCAAGAACGACCTCATTATTAAAGTCAGCGACCACAGCAACAGA atgCATTGCTCTGGGCTGGCTTGGAACCCAGAAGTGGCCACTCAGCTGGTCTTGGCCTCAGAGGACGACCGGATGCCGGTCATCCAGATGTGGGACTTACGTTTTGCTACCTCACCTCTCAAGATTTTCGAGAATCACACACG GGGTGTCCTGGCCATCGCCTGGAGCTTGGCTGATCCCGAGCTGCTCCTCAGCTGTGGGAAGGACAGCAGGATCCTGTGCTGGAATCCAAACACAGGAGAG GTGCTGTACGAGTTGCCCACCAGCAGCCAGTGGTGCTTTGACATCCAGTGGTGCCCCAGGAACCCTGCGGTGCTGTCGGCTGCGGGCTTTGACGGACACATCGACATCTTTTCCATCATGGGAGGCAGCAATCAGGCGCAGAGCCAGAGACACGCTGACCAG ATAAGCAACTCGTTTGGGAACATGGATCCTTTTGGGACAGGACAAACTTTGCCCCCCCTGCAGCTGCCCCAGACTTCTGCCCCTGCAGCAACAGCCATCCCCCTGAAGAAGCCACCCAAGTGGATCCGCAGACCTGTGGGAGCCTCGTTTGCG TTTGGTGGGAAGCTGGTGTCTCTGGAGAACACAAAGCTGAACCcgcagcagcctcagcagcctcagcagtCCACTGCACATGTTGTACATATCAGCCAGGTTGTCACAGAAACGGCCTTCTTGAAGCGCTCCGAGCAGCTGCAGGCCACTCTGAGTGCAGGCAGCTTTGTGGATTTCTGCCAGGGAAAGATCGATGCAGCTGGAAACGAGTTTGAAAAGACTCTTTGGTCTTTCCTCAAG GCTAATTTTGAAAGTGATGTCCGCAGCAAGTACCTGGAACTTCTGGGTTACAACAAAGAGGAGGTCGCCTTAAAG ATTTCAGCAGCACTAGAGGAAAAGCCTGCTGATCACCCACAG GTGGAGGCGCCTGCTCCTGCCAGCCTGCAGCCTTTGGCGGACCTCAGCCTCGTGCCGCCTGCCGACACTCCCGAGGCAGCTTTCGACATGATTGCTGCAGCGAACCTTCAGCCAGAAGCCACTCCTGACCCAGAGAACGAAGAGCCGGCGGCGGATTCAGAGGACGCTCTTCTCAGCAAACCAGAGGAAAACGCCGCACCAGAGGAGggagcggaggaggaggaggaggaggag GAGACGACTGCACTGGTGGCGGAGGAGTCCAGTCCTGCTGAGACCTGCGCTCCAGCCCAGGAGCTGGCTGAGGCTCCAGCTTCAGCCCACACAGGAGTCAGTCTCAGCATCAGCCAAG ATGTGGACGGGCTGATCACGCAGGCCCTGCTGACCGGAGACTTCGAGGGAGCTGTGGAGCTCTGTCTCCATGACAACCGAATGGCAGACAGCATCATCCTGGCCATCGCCGGAGGGACCGAGCTCTTAGAGAAAACCCAGAGGAAGTATTTCACGAAAACACAGAGCAAGATAAGCAAG CTGATCAGTGCTGTGGTGATGAAGGACTGGCATGACATCCTGAAGACGTGCGAGCTGCAGAACTGGAAGGAGGCCCTGGCTGCTGTCATGACCTACGCTCAGCCTGAGGAGTTCTCTTCCCTCTGTG ACCTTCTCGGGGACAGACTGGAGGCAGCAGAGGACGCCCAGCTGCAAGTCCAGGCCTGTCTGTGTTACATCTGCGCTGGAAACGTGGAGAAACTCGTGTCATGCTGGACCAGAGCGCAGGACGGACGCTGTCCACTCTCTCTCCAG GACCTGGTGGAGAAGGTGGTTGTGCTGCGGCGGGCTGTCGAGCAGACCCAACGCTCTGGACCCGCCGCCATCGGAATCCTGCTGGCGGAAAAGATGAGCCAGTACGCCAGCCTGCTGGCCTCCCAGGGCAGTCTGTCCACCGCCATCACCTACCTGCCGGACAACACCAACCAG GTTGCCATACAGCAGCTTCGTGACCGTCTCATTCGGGCTCTGGGCCAGCAGGCGGTGGCTCCAGCAGCCTCAGTACAAACCCACAGAGCTCAGTCTCAGTTGCCTGCCTCGACTCGGGCTCTGCCCCGGCATCCGTTCACCCCGATCCAGCCCGCCATGGTGCCTCGGGCCCCCGCACCAGCTCCAGTACCCATGGCTACACCCGCCCCCTCCGCCCCGGCTCAGCCGCAGTATTACCAGCCG GTGAGGGCTGCCTCCACTGTCACCTCCTGGAGTAACCAGACTCCCACAGCCCTCCCCAatgtccctcctcctcttcaagACCAGCAG GTGGAGCCGCCAAACCCCATGTACGGGATGCCCCCCTCCGGCTCGGCTGCTGcgcctccaccctcctcctccactcctgcGTACATGTTGTCCCATCAGTACCAGC CCTACCCCCAGGTCAGCCAGTACCCACCTGGAGCTGGGGGGGTCTCTGTCTATCAGCCTCTTCAGTAccgccctgctgctgctcctcctgcagagcCCCCTGGCTTTCTCTCTCAGTACACACAGCACGTCTCCTCTCAGCCGGCACCTCCGGTCTATCCCGGACCTCCTCCCATCAGCCAGtgcctgtcctcctctcctccctcccaggctcctttctttccctcctcctcctcctcgttttCAGCTCCTCTGTCCTCCGGAGCGTCTTTCCAGCATGGCGGTCCGGGATCTCCTGTGTCCTAcatgcctcctcctcttcctccaccgAGCGGAGTCTCAGGTACACAGCTTGACGCTGACCCCGGGCTGATCCCCGCCTCTCAGAGAACAG GGCCTCAGAACGGCTGGAATGACCCTCCGGCCCTGAGCAGAGCACCGAAGAAGAAG ATTCCAGAGAACTACACCCCTCCCGCCCCCATCACTGCACCCATCATGGGTCCTCTGGGCGCTGACCCTCAGGCCCAGCCCGTGTCCTCTGGGGCCCCTCAGGGCATGATCCAGGGGCCACATGGTGCCCAGGTCCCCTACTCAGGCAtgcaccagcaccagcagcagcagcagcagcagcagcagttctcCCCTCCACCTGTGAACCCTGCAATGCCCAAGACCAGTATGGAGGGCGCCCCGGGAGCACCAACAGGAGATCTCATACAG CCTCTGCAGTCCATCCCTGCTGAGAAGATCACGAAGAAGCCCATCCCCGACGAGCACCTGGTCCTGAAGACCACGTTTGAGGGCCTCATCCAGAAGTGTTTGGCTGTAGCTACGGACCCT CAAACCAGGAGGAAGCTTGATGACGCCACCAAACGTCTGGAGGCGCTTTATGACAAACTGAGAGAGCAGACG CTTTCTCCCACCATTGTTGGAGGACTGCATAACATAGCCAGGAGTATAGAGTCCAGATCCTACACGGAGGGCCTCAACATCCACACCCACATAGTCAGCAACAGCAACTTCAGCGAGACGTCAGCGTTCATGCCCGTACTCAAGGTGGTGCTGACACAAGCCAACAAACTCGGCGTCTGA